The Elaeis guineensis isolate ETL-2024a chromosome 5, EG11, whole genome shotgun sequence DNA segment ATCGTCTCCCACCCGATCACGTAACCGAGACCAAGCCTCGCCATCAACTTTGTCAaggttttttttaatataataaacttTGTCAAAGCTCATGTAGTCTGCAAATATCCCAACAGAATACTCGCTCGCCACCGCAAGTTGCGACTGTCATCTACCGTATATATTTTAATATCTCGCCATTTCTTTTGAGGACTTTCTTGCCTCATTTAGTTAAGCTCTCTTTTCGTACCCCATCCGTACCAATACACGCTTATTTAACCTAACCTCGACGAAGGAAGACGTCATCTGTGGAACCAGTCATGCACACGTGGTATTTTAATGGGTAAATCCAGCTACAGTTCCACCATCGATTCCTCCAGTGCCTATATGTACCCATTCATGAGCTCAACTCTTCTCCATTCATCTCCTAGCTAGTTTCTCCAGTTCTCCATTGGCAAAagatcatctctctctctctctctctctctctctctctctctctctatttatctatctatctaGCTCCCCTCCTCGTCCGTGATCAAGCATTGATACAAACACTGATAAAAGAATGGATATGAGAGCTCGTGGTCCTATATTCTCTTCTTGCATGATCTTCTTCATGGCCGTCCTAACCGTGGCCTCTGCGACATCGGCTTCCCTGAAGGTTGGCTTCTACGAAGAAACATGTCCGTCGGCAGAGGCCATCGTGCGGGAAACAGTAAGCCAAGCCATCGCCAAGAATCCCGGATTTGCCCCCGGACTTATCAGGATGCATTTCCATGACTGCTTCGTTAGGGTATACTTCTTCTTACCCCTGCAAAAAGTCGTGCATTATAGAAGATTAACCAAATGGTTAAGCTAAAGCTCAATGTTTAATTCAATTAGTACATAAGAGCTATGCAATGTGCATGTTACCTTCCATACATTAATTTCTGATCCAGGTTTGGAATTTTGGCATGAGTGGGTCAACAAATTAAATTCCTAATCCATGAAATAGAATTAACCCTCAAACTCCCTATTGACCATTCCTTAGAATTTGTTGAAAGGTTGCATGACCGAAACATATGATTATGTATTTTCCAGGGATGCGACGCTTCCGTTCTTCTCAACTCAACCCCTGGGAACCCTTCAGAGAAGGAGGCTCCGCCAAACAACCCAAGCTTGCGAGGCTTCGAGGTGATCGATGCAGCAAAGGCCGCAGTAGAAGCCAAATGCCCTCGCAAGGTCTCGTGTGCCGACATCATTGCCTTCGCCGCCCGTGATAGTGCCTGCATAACCGGCGGCATGGACTATGAGGTGCCGGCTGGGCGGCGTGATGGAAGAATCTCTCTAGCATCGGAGGCTCTCGACAACATTCCATTCCCAACCTTCACTGCCGACAAACTCAAGGAGAACTTCGAAAGGAAGGGCTTGTCGTTGGATGAAATGGTGACACTCTCGGGAGCCCACTCCATTGGCCGCTCTCACTGCTCCTCCTTCACGACCAGACTGTACAACTTCAGTGCCACGCACCCTCAAGATCCCTCCATGGAGCCAGCTTTTGCAGCATACTTGAAGGCTAGATGCCCGCCGTCGACTGCTAGCCTTAGCGATCCGACGACCGTGCTTCTCGATGCCGTCACGCCTACTCGCCTCGATAACATCTACTACCGGAATTTGTTGAAGCATAGGGGAGTGCTGACTTCAGACCAGACGTTGCAAGAGAGCTCAGAGACCGCAAAGCACGTGTGGTACAATGCAAAGCACCAGTCAGCTTGGGCTGCTAAATTTGCATCTGCCATGGTGAAGATGGGTTCTATTGAAGTGCTCACCGGAAGCCAGGGGGAGATCAGGGAGAAGTGCTGGGTTGCGAATTCCTAGGTCTTTCTATGAAATCTTAACTACTACAAGTGTCTCAGATTTTCCGCTTATTCATTGATTAATTTCCCTTCAATTTGAAGGGAGCAAATTGTTCAGGAGTTTATGCAAAAAGATGTTGCAGTTTCGTTGTTATCCCTCCGCgtatttcttttcttgttgttttccttttttttggtgGGGGTGGGTGGAGGGGGGTGTGGGCCTTGCACGTTAGACAAATATACCACAGACGATAATCCTCCGTCTAGAAGTATATAGCAAGATCGATCAACATAATCTTGTTGAGCATGGAGAAATAACTGCGCAAGAAGCCCTAAAGCATACATATATGCGTAAAATCGTACACGCACATAGGtaaatatgtatatgcatatgtacgTATGTACCTATGTATATAGTGGGTTTCATGCAGTGCAAATGTATTATAGACGTGTACCATATCGCTCAATTATGACTATTATGCAAGGTCCTGACCTCTAGCTCATCCTTGTGTGGAAATGATCCCAGCTTAGTAGCTTGTTCTGATGTTATTTCTGCTGTTGTTTCATACCCAAGCTTCTCCATAATGATTTCATCCTAATAAACATAATAATTTCAAGCACACCTTTCCCAGCAATATTCCATCATTGCAGGGGTGGCTCAATACATTGGGAGGCCTGGGGGCCTAAAACAAATTGGGGCTTAAAGTCTTTGCTTTGGTGGCCTTACCCTTAAGCCGGCACTGCATCATTGTGATGGCGTCCAGCATTTAGATGCGTTTTAACCTGTACATTGCACATatgcttttatatatataatttttttttactggtCAAAGATATGATTGCATAGGACGTTTGACTTGTTATCTCTCCCCGAATCTAGGCATTTGGCAAACTTTGGCTGCGCCCTTTCAGGAAGCTACGTAGAACTTTACAAGCTTTATAATTCTTCCATGTAATTTTTATGCTTTACATGCGAAAATATGCAGgggccacaaaaaaaaaaaaaaaaaaaaaaaaaaaaactatataataataataaaataatatatatttattagaagTGATATTCTGTATTGATACATCAGTGTATGAGATAATCATCCAATATGCCACGTGTCATTTAAAAATATGGGAATACGGGCTTGCGATACGTGGTGTTGTGCGGTGCGACGATCAAATAAACTCAACCCTCTTCGTGGGAGAaagaagaaagggagagaaaaagaatagcttttagaaaaaaaagagcaAGCAAGTGAGAGATGATGGAGGGAGAGGGCGATGGCGATCGGAGAGAGGAGGCAGAGGAGGAACCGTGTGATGTGTGGGTGGTGATGGAGCTCCTCTGGTCGATGGGTGTGGGAGAAGGGGAATAGGAGCTCTGAGTGGTCCACCAGTCCCTGGAGGTGGACTACCGCTACATCATCGACATTTTATCCGACATCTAATTGGaaatgaaaaaagaagaaagattatAGGGCTGACCgtctcctctcctcctcccatccgagcttccatgaatACGCTGACCGTCTTATCGGATAAAGATGGCCAGACCTCCGGCCTGCCGGCACTACCCTTGCCAAGCCATTGGCAACcacccaaaaaaattaaaaaaagatgaaaaacaagagagaagagaggaaagaactGTCGGATCTTGATAAAACCAGCAATTTTGCTCTCCCTCACAATAGCTTAAAGGGTCTATTATCCTCGATATAGTCAGTGGCCCATTGATTAAGCTCTTCCGACAGCCATCGACTAGGATTTGGAGGGGAGGAGTGTCAGTTTTGGGATCCTCCTTCTCCATCAATCTTCCATCAAGAAGAGCCGCTCATCGCTGCCTCACAGGCGGTCAGGATGGTGATCTCAGGCTGGCCGTCGGTGATTGAGGACGGCCCAAGTCTCACCAGCGGTAGATATGGGAGGTTCATCGCCAGCTAAATGGGTTTTTGGGTGGTAATcgggaaagaaaagaggaagaagatggatgAGGTTTTGGGTTTGGATTTCGGGTTTTGATCCGGATCCATTAAGTACAAACCCACTAGCCCCTTAAAACTAAATCAAGTTatctatatctatctatataatctatatttatataataatagttaAACAATAGATAGCTATTAGAGGTGGTATTTTATACATATTGACAcctaagattataggataatcttccaTAACGTCACATatcatttttaatatatatacatatatatatatatatatatatatatatatatatatatatatatatatatgtttcatTTGGTCTTCTCTTTATTCGAATCTCTCCCGAGTTACTTCATTCCTTCCCCAATTCCTTCGAAGGCTTCAAGCGGCCTAGAGACTTAGAGCAGCAGGAGCGAATGTATTCCAAATCTTCTTTTCGTCCTTCCAAACACCCTTATCCAAACTGTGGGGATGTCTAGTGGCTCTTCGATTTCCACTGTCCCTTTCCTCTCAAAATCCTAACTCCCATGGTAGCCCTCCTCACCTCCCAATCCCCACGCCACCCCGAGATCCTCCATATCGGCCAAGTGGAGCTGCTTCGATAGCCATCGGAGGCAAGAAGAGGGGAGCAACAGGAGAAGCCAGTCGATGTGTGGGTGTTGGGGTGCACAGTCATGGAGATGGCCACTGGATGCATGCCATGGTCGGAAGTCTCGATCTGATCCCCGCTCTCCATCAAATTGCTTTCTCCACCGATGTGTCGGAGCTACCCAGTTGGATCTCCAATGAGGAGGACTTCTTGGACAAATGCTTAAGAAGAGATCCCGATGAGTGGTGGTCGATGGAGtagcttctcaagcattcattcgtGGCATCGTCGGCAGATTGCCTTCGAACTTGAATTCCACTCGCAAATGGATTTCTCCCAAGAGCACTCTCGATCAGACTTTCTGAGAATCAATATCAGAcaggaaaaagaagaggaggataTTGACAAACTTGAAAACCCATCAAATGATCCATCACAGAGAATTCAGCTTCTCGCTGTCGTCGGCGACGTCGACGTTTCCAATTGGACATGGGATGACAGCTGGATGACCATTAGAACAGACAGTAGGGAATGCGAGATTATTATCCAGGTAAAGAAAGATAAGATTTAGATTCTAGCAAAGGAGAGTCCATGATCGACGGTGGCTCACCAACAAATTTGTCGATCAGTAGGAGTGACCAAATTCTCATGACTAGCAGCAGTGGTGGAAGCGATAGTGAAGAATTCATGTTAAGCACTAATCACATGGGTGGAAAGGAGGATTACCTCTCCTGTTCGCATAATCGAATAATCTATCGATGcagttcaaattaattttaaatttataaaataagattcaaaaaatatataataaaatatttattaatatggatataaatataatattatattaatatattaatataaatatcataaaaatagtaataaaattattatattagtatatattttaatataatattaaaatataataaatattaattttagtttgaaagatatttttgtcctCAAATTTCAGTTTAAAATCAGCACTCAGGATAATATTAGATATATCCGACCTCCAAGATAGACATCCCATCACTAGATTAGACATGATAACCAGATTTATTTCTGTATTTCCTTCATTTGTattgattttaatttctttccgtGTTTCctttattttcattgatttttcttatgttttctctattttttctatggttttgtgttggatatttcctttctattttttcattctAAATATCATACTTACTGCATTCCAAATCCTATAAATTATTcatttttagataattttactATTCCAATTCATTTTGATCTAAACTATTACTTTAAATATTTGGTTTATTTTTCTgttttatctaattaaattattatgTTTATAATTTACTTTATATTGAAATTTATTATTATGATAGTTATTCTTCTATATTTGTAAAATTAATAGGTCCGGATATCGCTCGGCCACTATGTCAATTTTATGGTAAATTGGTAAATGTTTTAGCACCTTATATATCCACAATTTATTGGTTCTAATAAAAACTTGTATGTCTTCGAAATGTATTTGCATCATGTACATTAATCATTCATTACTCCTTTCTACATTGTTGGGATAATCTCCATTCTAGACATCAACTAGAGAAGTCCAATCTTTCAATCAATGCCGTATTTGTGATTGGTATGATAGTCGTGATTGGTTAGAATCTATACAGCACATTAGAGTTCTTGTGTACAGCCATCATCTATTGCTTATTGTAGGATTTTTTGTGTGGCTAGGCTAAATTATGCCACTCTCATTCTTATTTGGAAAAAAGATGCCGCCAAGCTATTCTCTGACTATAGGCCTATCAATCTAATGGACagttgtattaattaaaattgtcTTGAAGGTTCTCGCCAATAGATTGAAGTCTTTTCTTGGTACTTTAGTAGACGAGGCTCAGATCGCCTATATTAAAAGTAGATCTATTCTCGACAACTTCATCACGGCCAATGGGGCCGGTGTTGCGTCATATGAGAGTCCGACTCTTAAGGGGTGGTATGCAAGTTAGATTTCATGAAAGCTTTTGATAGAATAAATCCTAATTTCTTTTTGTGTTTGCTTATTGACAGAAACGTTCCACCAAAAGGGTTAGTTGGATCAGAAACTTGCTACTCGGTGGAAAAGTTGCGG contains these protein-coding regions:
- the LOC140857770 gene encoding peroxidase 5-like codes for the protein MDMRARGPIFSSCMIFFMAVLTVASATSASLKVGFYEETCPSAEAIVRETVSQAIAKNPGFAPGLIRMHFHDCFVRGCDASVLLNSTPGNPSEKEAPPNNPSLRGFEVIDAAKAAVEAKCPRKVSCADIIAFAARDSACITGGMDYEVPAGRRDGRISLASEALDNIPFPTFTADKLKENFERKGLSLDEMVTLSGAHSIGRSHCSSFTTRLYNFSATHPQDPSMEPAFAAYLKARCPPSTASLSDPTTVLLDAVTPTRLDNIYYRNLLKHRGVLTSDQTLQESSETAKHVWYNAKHQSAWAAKFASAMVKMGSIEVLTGSQGEIREKCWVANS